One genomic segment of Hordeum vulgare subsp. vulgare chromosome 2H, MorexV3_pseudomolecules_assembly, whole genome shotgun sequence includes these proteins:
- the LOC123428743 gene encoding pathogenesis-related protein PRMS-like — protein sequence MQHITMSPSICLATLLLALVSPSLASASINNNNGGAVAAASVPTATQFLQAHNDARRDVGVAPLTWNPSLEQDAKRYAGALGIRCRLETLEDIPKFYPQNTYWGSGYQDGAAVTGWWVYGRRWYDRRANSCAPGKECESYKMVVRNTTRELGCARRTCRSSPDTVAVCSYFPAGDYDEPPY from the coding sequence ATGCAACATATTACCATGTCTCCTTCCATCTGCCTCGCCACCTTGTTGCTTGCACTGGTCTCGCCGTCACTGGCATCAGCCAGcattaacaacaacaatggcGGCGCCGTCGCGGCCGCTAGCGTACCGACGGCAACGCAGTTCCTGCAGGCGCACAACGACGCGCGCCGCGACGTCGGCGTGGCACCCTTGACGTGGAACCCGTCGCTGGAGCAGGACGCCAAGCGGTACGCGGGCGCGCTCGGCATCCGCTGCAGGCTGGAGACACTGGAGGACATCCCGAAGTTCTACCCGCAGAACACCTACTGGGGCAGCGGGTACCAAGACGGCGCGGCCGTCACCGGCTGGTGGGTGTACGGGCGGCGGTGGTACGACCGCCGCGCCAACTCGTGCGCGCCCGGCAAGGAATGCGAGTCCTACAAGATGGTGGTGCGGAACACCACGCGAGAGCTCGGCTGCGCCCGCCGCACCTGCCGGAGCAGCCCCGACACCGTGGCCGTTTGCAGCTACTTCCCTGCCGGCGACTACGACGAGCCGCCATACTGA